The following proteins are encoded in a genomic region of Lactiplantibacillus plantarum:
- a CDS encoding carboxymuconolactone decarboxylase family protein: MTVKQTAGRDNLGKLAPQFAALNDDVLFGEVWARESALSLHDRSMITIACLMTSGDFPQLKAHFKMGKDHGISKDEAVEIVTHLAFYAGWPKAWSAMALIKEVYGE, encoded by the coding sequence ATGACAGTTAAACAAACCGCAGGACGCGACAACTTAGGCAAATTAGCACCACAGTTTGCCGCATTAAATGATGATGTGTTATTTGGTGAAGTCTGGGCACGCGAAAGCGCACTAAGTTTACATGATCGGAGCATGATTACCATTGCGTGCTTAATGACCAGTGGTGATTTTCCACAATTAAAGGCGCATTTTAAGATGGGCAAAGATCATGGTATCTCAAAGGATGAAGCCGTTGAAATTGTTACCCACTTGGCTTTCTATGCGGGATGGCCTAAGGCGTGGTCAGCAATGGCACTGATCAAAGAAGTTTACGGTGAGTAG
- a CDS encoding methylated-DNA--[protein]-cysteine S-methyltransferase has protein sequence MHLTLTQTTINQQTYWLGTTPTGLAFVGRANGPRDEWQAFFKSANIHYDQQANQQACQELHDYLTGQRQHFDIPLDQTTGTPLQHQVWQALTRIPYGQTATYSQLATMINHPTAVRAVASAVGKNPLLIVIPCHRIRRKDGQLGGYRGGLPMKRALLALENARLPK, from the coding sequence ATGCACTTAACATTGACCCAAACAACCATTAACCAGCAAACTTACTGGCTGGGCACAACGCCCACCGGCTTAGCCTTTGTCGGCCGTGCCAACGGTCCACGCGACGAATGGCAAGCCTTCTTCAAATCCGCTAATATTCATTATGATCAACAAGCTAATCAACAGGCCTGTCAAGAATTACATGATTACCTAACTGGTCAACGCCAGCATTTTGACATACCCCTCGACCAAACGACGGGCACCCCTTTACAACACCAAGTTTGGCAAGCTTTAACCCGTATTCCATACGGTCAAACTGCAACTTATTCACAACTCGCCACAATGATCAATCACCCTACCGCAGTCCGAGCTGTCGCCAGCGCCGTTGGTAAAAATCCACTCCTTATTGTGATCCCCTGCCATCGTATCCGCCGCAAAGACGGTCAACTTGGCGGCTATCGTGGTGGTTTGCCAATGAAACGCGCCCTATTAGCTCTTGAAAACGCCCGCTTGCCCAAATAA
- the apf gene encoding aggregation-promoting factor gives MKIKHLLLSSLATTGAIALGATAAKADTVTVKAGDTVSEIADTHKTTVAAVQKLNHLKNVNLIYVGDKLQVNKHQTVKMTRATTSVATPSTTTTITSAAVQNPTSTVTATSTVSQSTASQASASSVTSAASQSSTSAVSQSSTSQNSASSVTSATSQSATSAVSQSSTSQASASSVTSTTSQSATSATSQSSTSQASASSVTSTTSQSATSAASQSSTSQASASSVKSAASQSTTVTSQSTTTTASSAATSSASTSSTTASQASSSTASSTTSTTTSSTSTSEAAAKAWIAARESGGSYTVTNGIYYGKYQLGQSLLNGDYSAANQEATADAYVAGRYGSWTAAKAFWQANGWY, from the coding sequence ATGAAAATTAAACACCTATTATTATCCTCATTAGCAACAACTGGTGCCATTGCCCTTGGTGCAACTGCTGCTAAGGCCGATACGGTGACGGTCAAGGCTGGTGACACTGTCAGTGAAATCGCAGACACTCACAAAACAACCGTTGCCGCCGTTCAAAAGTTGAACCATTTGAAGAACGTCAACTTAATCTACGTCGGGGACAAACTACAAGTTAACAAACACCAGACAGTTAAAATGACACGGGCCACCACCTCAGTAGCCACGCCAAGCACGACGACTACAATAACTAGTGCCGCCGTTCAAAATCCTACTAGCACCGTTACCGCCACGTCAACGGTTAGTCAAAGCACAGCGAGTCAAGCCAGTGCCAGCTCAGTTACCAGTGCAGCCAGTCAAAGCAGCACATCAGCCGTTAGCCAGAGCAGCACGAGTCAAAACAGCGCCAGCTCAGTTACCAGTGCAACGAGCCAAAGCGCGACGTCGGCCGTTAGCCAAAGCAGTACTAGTCAAGCTAGTGCTAGTTCAGTCACTAGTACGACGAGCCAGAGTGCAACGTCGGCCACTAGCCAAAGTAGTACTAGTCAAGCCAGTGCTAGTTCAGTCACTAGCACGACGAGCCAGAGTGCAACGTCGGCCGCTAGCCAAAGCAGTACTAGTCAAGCCAGTGCTAGTTCAGTAAAAAGTGCGGCTAGTCAAAGTACAACGGTAACCAGTCAAAGCACGACGACCACCGCTAGTTCAGCCGCAACTAGTAGTGCAAGTACTAGCAGCACAACTGCCAGTCAAGCTAGCTCAAGCACGGCCAGTTCAACAACAAGCACGACAACCAGCTCGACTAGTACATCTGAGGCTGCTGCCAAGGCCTGGATTGCTGCTCGCGAATCTGGTGGCTCCTACACCGTAACCAACGGTATTTACTATGGTAAATATCAACTTGGTCAATCCCTCTTAAATGGCGATTATTCTGCCGCCAACCAAGAAGCGACTGCCGACGCATACGTCGCTGGCCGTTACGGCTCATGGACTGCTGCTAAAGCGTTCTGGCAAGCAAACGGCTGGTACTAA
- a CDS encoding ArgE/DapE family deacylase, with the protein MNGMAETAQLEAAVQALSDIVKMNTVNNHEQLVADYLVTLLKQHGIEAQSIEYAPGRVNLVAEIGDGHGPVVALDGHEDTVALGDADKWHTDPLAATIKDNRLYGRGVTDMKAGLMAEVFAMIALHDQDAPLHGTVRLLATVGEEVDHLGAEQLTELGYADDIQTLICAEPSGADKQLLLTKSIQAMLGVDGDTAQRMADANPTTEQHFIELAHKGSLTYTIKAQGVAAHSSMPAIGQNAIDMLMTYYQKQTAYFDSFKTIVNPVLGPTVPVVTLISGGEQVNTVPASAEMSVKIRTIPELRNDRLIKDLEAIIAECNADGANLTMDIASSFYPVHTPEDSQLVQLAKKVGEQVLQQRLPYFGAPGGTDASSYIVKSPDMQVIVFGPGNITAHQVNEYVDLDMYGRFIEIYQKMITELLA; encoded by the coding sequence ATGAATGGCATGGCAGAAACGGCACAGTTAGAAGCTGCTGTACAGGCATTAAGCGATATTGTAAAAATGAATACGGTAAATAACCATGAGCAATTGGTGGCGGATTATTTGGTCACACTTTTAAAGCAACATGGTATTGAAGCACAATCAATCGAGTACGCTCCCGGGCGGGTGAACTTGGTGGCCGAAATTGGTGATGGTCACGGCCCAGTCGTCGCGTTGGATGGTCATGAAGATACGGTGGCGTTGGGTGATGCAGATAAATGGCACACGGACCCGTTGGCAGCAACTATCAAAGATAATCGGTTGTATGGTCGCGGTGTGACGGACATGAAGGCTGGACTAATGGCTGAAGTCTTCGCGATGATTGCATTGCACGATCAGGACGCCCCACTCCATGGCACGGTGAGGTTACTCGCAACTGTGGGAGAAGAAGTCGACCATTTAGGCGCTGAACAATTGACGGAACTCGGTTACGCCGATGATATTCAAACGTTGATCTGTGCGGAACCAAGCGGTGCGGACAAACAACTTTTACTGACCAAGTCGATTCAAGCCATGTTAGGTGTTGACGGCGATACGGCGCAACGGATGGCGGATGCGAATCCGACGACCGAACAACACTTCATCGAATTAGCGCATAAGGGTTCACTGACTTATACGATTAAAGCGCAAGGGGTGGCGGCCCACAGTTCGATGCCAGCGATTGGTCAAAACGCCATCGATATGTTGATGACTTACTATCAGAAACAAACTGCCTATTTTGACAGTTTCAAGACTATTGTTAATCCCGTATTGGGCCCAACCGTGCCTGTCGTGACGTTAATTAGTGGTGGCGAACAGGTCAACACCGTCCCAGCCAGTGCCGAAATGTCAGTAAAAATTCGGACGATTCCAGAATTACGGAATGACCGCTTGATTAAGGATTTGGAAGCCATCATTGCTGAATGCAATGCAGATGGTGCCAATCTAACGATGGACATCGCAAGTTCGTTCTACCCAGTGCATACGCCGGAAGATAGCCAGTTGGTCCAGTTGGCGAAGAAGGTTGGGGAACAAGTTTTACAGCAACGGCTCCCGTACTTTGGTGCTCCTGGTGGGACGGACGCATCGTCTTATATTGTAAAGAGTCCTGATATGCAAGTGATTGTCTTCGGACCCGGCAATATTACAGCGCACCAAGTTAATGAATATGTTGATTTGGATATGTATGGGCGCTTCATCGAGATTTATCAAAAAATGATTACGGAATTGCTGGCTTAA
- a CDS encoding SDR family oxidoreductase, which translates to MTVKNKVVVITGASSGIGATTAKQLASNGAKVVLGARREERLAALVDEIKAAGGQAAYQVTDVTKSADVQALVKLAQTQFGGLDVILNNAGIMPTSPISALHTDEWDQMVDINIKGVLNGVAAVMPIFTAQKSGQIITTSSVAGIKSFAGSGVYGATKFAVRNLMEVIRMESAQEGTNIRTVSLYPAAINTELLHTITDKTAKQNMTDFYQQVGISPAAVANVVNFAIDQPEDVNVNEFTIYPTKQA; encoded by the coding sequence ATGACAGTTAAAAACAAAGTCGTTGTGATTACGGGGGCCTCGTCCGGAATTGGGGCGACGACCGCTAAGCAATTAGCCAGTAATGGTGCTAAAGTCGTATTGGGCGCACGGCGTGAAGAACGCCTGGCTGCTTTAGTTGATGAAATCAAGGCAGCTGGTGGACAAGCGGCCTATCAGGTGACGGATGTAACGAAGTCGGCCGATGTACAAGCACTGGTTAAGCTAGCGCAAACGCAATTCGGTGGGCTTGACGTGATTCTCAATAATGCTGGGATTATGCCGACATCGCCAATCAGTGCCTTGCACACGGATGAATGGGACCAGATGGTTGATATTAACATCAAAGGCGTCTTGAACGGGGTGGCAGCGGTCATGCCAATCTTTACCGCTCAAAAATCTGGTCAGATTATTACGACATCTTCAGTGGCTGGGATTAAGTCCTTTGCTGGCTCCGGCGTGTACGGTGCTACGAAGTTTGCGGTTCGTAATTTGATGGAAGTCATTCGGATGGAAAGTGCCCAAGAAGGTACCAATATTCGAACGGTCAGCTTATATCCAGCGGCCATCAATACGGAATTACTGCACACGATTACGGATAAGACGGCCAAACAGAATATGACTGATTTTTATCAACAAGTGGGAATCAGTCCAGCAGCCGTTGCGAACGTGGTCAACTTTGCCATTGACCAACCAGAAGATGTTAACGTTAATGAATTTACGATTTATCCGACGAAGCAGGCTTAA
- a CDS encoding cupin domain-containing protein, with translation MTTTNNSGLFGLGVKNEAYQQYFIGQSYLNALAGDEQVDVNVSNVTFEPGCRNNWHIHHNGYQILLVTSGEGWYQEAGKPVQLLHPGDVVTIHPGVKHWHGATKDSWFAHIAITKGTSEWLEPVDDEAYAKL, from the coding sequence ATGACAACAACTAATAATAGCGGCCTATTTGGATTAGGTGTAAAGAATGAGGCCTACCAACAATACTTTATCGGTCAAAGTTACCTGAATGCCTTAGCCGGTGATGAGCAGGTCGACGTGAATGTTTCCAACGTGACGTTTGAACCTGGCTGTCGGAATAATTGGCATATCCATCATAACGGATACCAAATCTTATTGGTAACGAGTGGTGAAGGTTGGTATCAAGAGGCTGGTAAACCAGTCCAGTTATTGCATCCCGGCGACGTGGTCACAATTCATCCTGGTGTGAAGCATTGGCATGGTGCAACAAAGGATAGTTGGTTTGCCCACATCGCGATTACTAAGGGAACTAGCGAATGGCTCGAACCAGTTGATGATGAAGCCTACGCAAAATTATAA
- a CDS encoding ABC transporter ATP-binding protein encodes MLSIAHIQKRFGTVQALNDVSFDVHDGEIMGLIGQNGAGKSTTFHSILNFLSFDGQITWNGQPLTADDYDQIGYLPEERSLMSKLTITQQIVYLARLKNQPARVTKGKIAAWMKRFAVKGQPTDKIDKLSKGNQQKVQLICTLIHDPKLIILDEPFSGLDPVNADLLKQAILDAKQRGAAIIFSSHDMSNVEAICDSLVMLRNGEAVLKGTVEDVRAQFGRTRLFLTTDWSQAQLADLPGVTTVTQQGARRFRLELADASVGPAIFDQVTAGHYIEEFSQQPPTLDEIFRTEAGGVNHE; translated from the coding sequence ATGCTATCCATCGCACATATTCAGAAGCGTTTCGGGACTGTTCAAGCATTAAATGACGTGTCATTTGATGTCCATGACGGAGAAATCATGGGATTGATTGGTCAAAATGGCGCGGGGAAATCAACCACGTTTCACAGCATCTTAAATTTTCTATCATTCGACGGTCAAATTACTTGGAATGGGCAACCGTTGACCGCTGATGACTACGATCAAATCGGCTATTTACCCGAAGAACGTAGCCTAATGTCCAAATTAACCATCACACAACAAATCGTGTACTTGGCCCGTTTGAAAAATCAGCCGGCACGGGTGACCAAGGGCAAAATTGCCGCATGGATGAAGCGCTTTGCGGTCAAGGGGCAGCCGACCGATAAGATTGATAAGTTATCTAAAGGGAACCAACAAAAGGTCCAGCTGATTTGTACTTTAATTCATGATCCCAAACTGATTATCTTAGACGAACCGTTCAGTGGTTTGGACCCGGTCAACGCCGACCTGCTCAAGCAAGCTATTTTAGATGCTAAGCAACGGGGCGCCGCGATTATTTTTTCCAGTCATGATATGAGTAATGTCGAAGCGATCTGTGACTCACTCGTTATGCTACGTAATGGTGAAGCAGTCCTTAAGGGTACCGTTGAAGATGTTCGCGCCCAGTTTGGCCGGACCCGTCTCTTCTTGACGACTGACTGGTCACAAGCGCAACTGGCCGATCTACCAGGAGTCACCACCGTTACTCAACAAGGTGCCCGTCGATTCCGACTCGAACTTGCAGATGCTTCAGTTGGCCCAGCGATTTTTGATCAAGTCACTGCTGGTCATTACATTGAAGAGTTCAGTCAGCAGCCACCAACGCTGGATGAGATTTTCCGAACTGAAGCGGGAGGTGTTAACCATGAATAA
- a CDS encoding MerR family transcriptional regulator, translating into MVRTTTERYSIGDFAKAVGLSAPTLRYYEKAGLIEPHRLDNGRRYYETADINWVKFLLHLKGTGMSISELQQYVTWRAAGDNTIPQRLALLKHVKEDFLVQFNEVQHHLQILNDKINWYEEKEAGITQDHEDFSSYLQRFGHHE; encoded by the coding sequence TTGGTAAGGACTACTACAGAACGTTATTCAATCGGTGACTTCGCTAAAGCCGTTGGTCTCAGCGCCCCCACACTACGCTACTACGAAAAAGCGGGCTTGATTGAACCACATCGCTTAGACAATGGCCGGCGCTATTATGAGACTGCCGATATTAACTGGGTCAAATTCTTATTGCATCTTAAAGGAACGGGTATGAGTATTAGCGAATTGCAACAATACGTTACCTGGCGCGCAGCCGGCGACAACACGATTCCCCAGCGATTAGCACTACTCAAACACGTTAAAGAAGACTTTCTCGTCCAGTTCAACGAAGTTCAGCATCATCTACAGATTCTCAACGACAAAATTAATTGGTATGAAGAAAAGGAAGCTGGTATTACCCAGGATCACGAAGATTTTTCGAGTTACTTGCAACGGTTTGGGCATCACGAATAA
- a CDS encoding ABC transporter permease, which produces MVGAAMTAAYFKTIMREIWSSKARFASILLIIFLGVAFYTGIRATGPDMSQAANDYYAKQKLATNSVQSTMGLTKADTRVLNQHRSQLTYQATRYADVNQLNNSQVVRVMALPTTQRLNRLRIVKGRLPRHANEIVLDAQAQRLQPKLKVGSTYRISSTAKRNAQFTRRTFKVVGFVNSPTYVENTNRGVTNVGKGTLDYLVYVRPQVIKSSVITRIDVQFKNLRGVTPYTAKYRRLNRENTAQLKRWLKPQARKRQQALQAQAQAKLKPLQQATQQLASQVPAGTAQLVKLQSQLKRAQAQVAAITMPTYLYTDRTDNPGYTEYHENTQRVVALSTVFPLFFIAIAALICLTTMTRMVEELRLQMGTLKALGYTNTAVGSEFMIYGGLAALIGTALGVLFGVNFFPRFIAQAYGSMYNLPAINVQYIWMDIGIALAIALLCTLGTALVVLRVDLNSLPAQLLQPRSPKAGKTLLLERWQWLWHRLSFNHKITLRNLFRYKQRLLMTVLGIAGCMAMMITGFGLKDSIGDISVKQFNELWHYDAVVTRSGNETDQQRQALSRGQLYQASLKLQAKQVTVKQSGVAEQTATLGIPAPHQSLSKFVVLRHRQSHQAIHIGDRGAVIDEKLAKLYGVQAGDDLTIKLAGQTTKRIHISAVAENYVNHFIYMSPTYYRRVFKQAPVYNTNYVRFKQATKKQENAYADRLLKQAGVQNVTLMSTEKATNFKMLDSMNLVVLIFVISAGALALVVLYNLTNINVSERIRELSTIKVLGFYDGEVTMYIFRENLILTVLGIIAGCFLGNWLHAYILQTAETNALMFSPTIHPLSYVYAALLTLAFSLLVMGMMHRKLKRVNMLDALKSVD; this is translated from the coding sequence ATGGTAGGTGCAGCGATGACAGCAGCTTATTTTAAAACAATTATGCGTGAGATTTGGTCGTCGAAAGCCCGTTTTGCTTCAATATTACTGATCATTTTCTTAGGGGTTGCTTTTTATACGGGAATTCGGGCGACTGGTCCGGATATGTCACAGGCAGCTAATGATTATTATGCGAAGCAAAAGCTGGCGACCAATAGTGTCCAGTCGACAATGGGGCTGACTAAGGCCGATACACGAGTACTGAATCAACACCGCTCACAGCTCACTTACCAAGCGACACGCTATGCTGATGTTAATCAGTTGAACAATAGTCAAGTCGTGCGGGTGATGGCGTTACCGACAACCCAACGACTGAATCGGTTACGGATCGTTAAGGGACGGTTACCGCGGCATGCCAATGAGATCGTGTTAGACGCGCAAGCACAGCGATTGCAGCCGAAGCTAAAAGTCGGTTCAACGTATCGAATTAGCAGTACGGCTAAGCGCAATGCACAGTTCACGCGGCGAACATTCAAGGTCGTGGGGTTTGTCAATTCACCAACGTATGTTGAAAATACGAATCGTGGCGTCACCAACGTTGGTAAAGGGACTTTGGACTACTTGGTCTATGTCCGTCCGCAGGTGATTAAGTCCAGTGTGATAACGCGCATTGACGTGCAATTCAAAAATTTGCGGGGCGTCACCCCCTACACGGCGAAGTATCGGCGCTTGAATCGCGAGAACACCGCGCAACTCAAACGCTGGTTAAAACCACAAGCGCGTAAGCGGCAGCAGGCATTACAAGCCCAGGCCCAGGCTAAGCTGAAACCATTGCAACAGGCGACCCAGCAACTTGCTAGTCAAGTACCAGCGGGAACGGCACAACTAGTCAAGTTACAAAGCCAATTAAAACGCGCGCAGGCCCAGGTCGCGGCCATCACAATGCCGACTTATTTGTACACTGACCGTACGGATAATCCGGGTTACACAGAATATCACGAAAATACGCAACGAGTCGTGGCACTGTCGACTGTCTTTCCGCTGTTCTTTATTGCGATTGCCGCGTTAATTTGTCTAACGACGATGACGCGGATGGTTGAAGAATTGCGGCTACAGATGGGGACGTTAAAGGCCCTCGGGTATACGAATACCGCGGTCGGTAGCGAGTTTATGATTTATGGTGGTTTAGCCGCGCTGATTGGGACCGCGCTAGGTGTCCTGTTCGGCGTCAATTTTTTCCCGCGGTTTATCGCGCAGGCCTATGGTAGTATGTATAATTTGCCCGCAATCAACGTTCAATACATTTGGATGGACATTGGTATCGCCTTAGCCATTGCGTTGTTGTGCACGTTGGGGACGGCACTGGTCGTGCTCCGCGTGGATTTAAACAGTTTACCCGCGCAACTCTTACAGCCACGATCACCTAAGGCCGGTAAGACTTTGCTATTAGAACGCTGGCAATGGCTATGGCATCGGCTGAGTTTTAATCATAAAATCACACTTCGTAATCTATTTCGGTATAAGCAACGGTTGCTGATGACCGTGCTCGGTATTGCGGGCTGCATGGCAATGATGATTACGGGGTTTGGCTTAAAGGATTCCATTGGTGATATTAGCGTCAAGCAATTTAACGAATTGTGGCACTACGATGCTGTGGTGACGCGTAGTGGGAACGAAACGGACCAACAACGGCAAGCACTCAGTCGTGGTCAACTTTACCAGGCTAGTTTGAAATTACAGGCCAAGCAGGTGACGGTCAAACAGTCCGGGGTAGCAGAACAGACGGCTACGCTCGGTATACCGGCACCCCACCAATCGCTAAGCAAGTTCGTGGTATTACGGCACCGACAAAGTCATCAGGCCATTCATATTGGTGATCGCGGTGCGGTCATCGATGAAAAATTAGCTAAGTTATATGGCGTTCAGGCGGGCGATGATTTAACGATCAAGTTGGCCGGGCAAACCACCAAGCGGATTCACATCAGTGCGGTGGCTGAAAATTACGTCAATCACTTTATCTATATGAGTCCGACTTATTATCGACGTGTCTTCAAGCAGGCACCAGTATATAACACGAACTATGTCCGGTTTAAGCAGGCAACGAAAAAGCAAGAAAATGCTTATGCGGACCGGCTATTGAAACAGGCGGGGGTTCAGAACGTGACACTGATGAGTACAGAGAAAGCCACTAATTTTAAAATGCTAGATAGCATGAACTTAGTCGTATTGATCTTTGTCATCTCGGCGGGGGCACTAGCGCTAGTAGTGCTCTATAACTTAACGAATATTAATGTTTCTGAACGGATCCGGGAATTGTCGACAATCAAAGTGTTGGGCTTTTACGATGGTGAAGTGACGATGTATATTTTCCGTGAAAATCTGATATTGACGGTTTTAGGCATTATTGCCGGTTGTTTCTTGGGCAACTGGTTGCACGCATATATCTTGCAAACGGCTGAAACGAACGCGTTAATGTTTTCACCAACGATTCATCCGTTGAGTTACGTTTACGCGGCATTATTGACCCTGGCCTTTAGTTTATTAGTCATGGGAATGATGCATCGTAAGTTAAAGCGAGTCAATATGCTGGATGCACTGAAATCTGTCGATTAA
- a CDS encoding ABC transporter permease, which produces MNKTWIVTFETYLRQIKSWSFLSLVFMPFLFFGFVAAFSYFAAPSASKNDIAVVSTSPQLRTSFIKQSHVATANKYQTLASAKAATKRNDIAGYLVLTTKNQQLQAQFTGPNAVSSGDKAKIQQFLATAQSQRNVQRAQLSAKQTQALAVQPKFTEQLQKHAASDKTAKTVSFYIVVFFVYLILTTYSAITAQEIAADKGTKIMEVIFSSTTPRKYFNGKIYGVLLVIVTQLLVYLVGGFAVMQFVKRSSLTIDFWQQNTDLINQVIHNLVSINLLFALLAVLLYTVASAFCGALVTRVADASKAAQPVIYLSMLAFFMALAFQNTPTNLFVKIFSYIPFFSSYFMPLRLINGMATMPAAIVSLLILIATIIGSMIYIGRIYGGLMLQTDELGFWGNLKRGLRLK; this is translated from the coding sequence ATGAATAAGACTTGGATTGTGACTTTTGAAACCTACTTGCGGCAGATCAAGTCCTGGAGCTTTTTGTCACTCGTCTTTATGCCCTTCTTGTTCTTCGGGTTCGTGGCCGCCTTTTCTTATTTTGCTGCACCCAGCGCTAGTAAGAATGACATCGCGGTCGTTAGCACTAGCCCACAATTACGCACAAGTTTCATTAAGCAGAGTCATGTGGCTACCGCTAATAAATACCAAACACTCGCCAGCGCTAAGGCGGCGACGAAGCGCAATGACATCGCCGGCTACCTCGTTTTAACAACCAAAAATCAACAGTTGCAAGCGCAGTTCACTGGTCCTAATGCTGTCAGCAGCGGTGACAAGGCTAAGATTCAGCAGTTCTTAGCCACTGCCCAAAGCCAACGTAACGTACAGCGCGCACAACTAAGTGCCAAGCAGACCCAGGCGTTGGCTGTACAGCCAAAATTTACTGAACAATTACAGAAACACGCTGCTTCAGATAAAACAGCTAAAACGGTCTCCTTCTATATTGTCGTCTTCTTTGTCTACTTGATTTTGACCACTTATTCAGCAATCACAGCCCAAGAAATTGCCGCAGACAAAGGCACCAAGATTATGGAAGTCATCTTCTCGAGTACGACACCGCGGAAATACTTCAATGGTAAAATTTACGGTGTCTTACTAGTCATTGTGACTCAGCTGCTCGTCTACTTAGTGGGTGGCTTTGCCGTCATGCAATTCGTTAAACGTAGCTCACTCACAATTGATTTTTGGCAACAGAATACCGATTTGATCAATCAAGTGATTCACAACTTGGTCTCAATCAACTTGTTGTTTGCATTACTGGCCGTACTACTCTACACCGTAGCGTCGGCCTTCTGTGGTGCTTTGGTGACCCGGGTCGCGGATGCTAGCAAGGCAGCACAACCGGTCATCTATCTGAGTATGCTAGCGTTTTTCATGGCCCTAGCCTTTCAGAACACACCCACCAATCTCTTCGTTAAGATTTTCTCATATATTCCGTTCTTCTCATCATACTTCATGCCATTACGCCTCATTAACGGCATGGCAACGATGCCCGCTGCAATCGTGTCACTCCTGATTCTCATTGCAACAATCATTGGAAGTATGATCTACATCGGCCGAATCTATGGCGGGCTAATGTTACAAACGGATGAACTCGGTTTCTGGGGCAACTTAAAGCGCGGCTTACGGTTGAAGTAG